From a single Micromonospora pallida genomic region:
- a CDS encoding glycosyltransferase: MTYSPEIGSVVPAWRDAPPTLLDVVVPVYNEEVGLGPCVRWLHAHLAGNFPYPFRITIADNASTDATLAVAQGIAAELPGVEVLHLDAKGRGRALRAAWSASPGSVLAYMDVDLSTDLAALLPLVAPLISGHSDLAIGTRLARSSRVVRGAKREVISRGYNLLLRGTLSTRFSDAQCGFKAIRLDVAARLLPLVEDTGWFFDTELLVLAERAGLRIHEVPVDWVDDPDSRVDIVATAVADVRGIGRLGRALLTGALPLTELRGQLGRAPLRAPPDRVPVGLPRQVARFAAVGVASTLAYLVIFLAARSVLGAQPANLLALLVTAVGNTAANRRLTFGISGRRHAGRHHLQGLLAFGLGLALTSGALAGLHAVTATPPRLVELVVLVAANLAATVLRFVLLRAAMHHRR; this comes from the coding sequence ATGACGTACTCCCCGGAAATCGGATCGGTCGTGCCGGCCTGGCGGGACGCGCCGCCGACCCTGCTGGACGTGGTGGTGCCCGTCTACAACGAGGAGGTCGGCCTCGGCCCCTGCGTCCGCTGGCTGCACGCCCACCTGGCCGGAAACTTCCCGTACCCGTTCCGGATCACCATCGCCGACAACGCCAGCACCGACGCCACCCTGGCGGTGGCGCAGGGGATCGCCGCCGAACTGCCCGGCGTCGAGGTGCTGCACCTGGACGCGAAGGGCCGTGGTCGGGCGTTGCGGGCGGCCTGGTCGGCCTCACCCGGTTCCGTGCTGGCGTACATGGACGTGGACCTCAGCACCGACCTGGCCGCGCTGTTGCCGCTGGTCGCCCCGCTCATCTCCGGTCACTCGGACCTGGCCATCGGCACCCGGTTGGCGCGCAGCTCGCGGGTGGTCCGGGGGGCCAAGCGGGAGGTGATCTCCCGGGGCTACAACCTGTTGCTGCGCGGCACCCTGTCCACCCGTTTCTCCGACGCGCAGTGCGGGTTCAAGGCGATCCGGTTGGACGTGGCGGCCCGGCTGCTGCCGCTGGTCGAGGACACCGGCTGGTTCTTCGACACCGAGTTGCTGGTGCTCGCCGAGCGGGCCGGGCTGCGTATCCACGAGGTGCCGGTGGACTGGGTCGACGACCCGGACAGCCGGGTGGACATCGTCGCCACCGCCGTGGCGGACGTACGGGGTATCGGGCGGCTCGGACGGGCCCTGCTCACCGGCGCGCTGCCCCTGACCGAGTTGCGCGGACAGCTCGGCCGGGCCCCGCTGCGCGCGCCGCCGGACCGGGTGCCGGTCGGGCTGCCCCGGCAGGTGGCCCGGTTCGCGGCGGTGGGGGTGGCGAGCACCCTCGCGTACCTGGTGATCTTTTTGGCCGCCCGGAGCGTGCTCGGCGCGCAACCGGCGAACCTGCTGGCCTTGCTAGTCACGGCGGTGGGGAACACGGCGGCGAACCGGCGGCTCACCTTCGGCATCAGCGGTCGCCGGCACGCCGGCCGGCACCACCTGCAGGGCTTGCTCGCCTTCGGGCTCGGGCTGGCGCTGACCAGCGGCGCGCTCGCCGGGCTGCACGCGGTGACCGCCACCCCGCCCCGCCTGGTGGAGTTGGTGGTGCTGGTCGCGGCGAACCTGGCCGCCACGGTGCTGCGCTTCGTGCTGCTGCGCGCCGCAATGCACCACCGCCGCTGA